The bacterium nucleotide sequence CGTCACCGATCGCCTCTCCGCCTATCTCGACGGCGCGCTGAACGCAGGCGACCTCGAGCGGGTCGAGGCACACCTTGAGGTATGCGGGAGCTGCGGCCGCGCCTACCGTGAACTACAGACGCTGCAACAGATGTTGCGCGGGTTGCCGGAGCCTGCGATGCCGGAGGGCCTTACGGAGCGGGTGCACTGGCGGTTGCAGCGAGAAACCGCACGCGCGCCACGCCGCGGTGCGCTCGCGTGGTTTGCCGTTCGTCCGCCGTTTCGCATCGCCCTTGCGTGCGCGACCCTGCTGTTGATCCTGGGGCTGCCGACCGCGTGGATCGCCGATCGGCTCATGCCCCGGGAGACGCCCCTCGATACGGATGCGTACGTTCGCGAGTACCTTGTGTTGTCGGTTGACCGGCCGCTCGGAGACGAGGCGGCACCGACGTTCGTGACCTCGGATACCTCCACCCCGGAGTCGCCTCGTCCGTAACATGATCGCGCTGGCCCGCCGCCGGATCGCCGTTCTGGCGATCGGCGTGATGGGGTGGAGTCTCGTCGGCGCCGCCCTCGCGCCTGCGGCGAGGCCCCAACCCGCCGCGCCTCCGCCGGCAGTCGACGCGGCCGCCTTGGATTGGCTCCGCGCGGCCGCCACCGCGCTCGGCCGGGTGAGTTACCGGGGGACGCGGACGTCGACGGTGTGGGCCGGTCGCGTGCAGGCGGTTCTGGTCCGCGTATATCATCAAGCGCCCGACCGGACGCGGCTCGAGTACCTCGCCGTCGGGGATCAGCCGGCCCGGATCGTGGTGATCGACGGCGGTGCGCAGACCACATACGTCCGCGCGACGAACCGGATCATCCGCTCGCCGGCGGCCCGAACCGACGAAGAAGCGCTGACGCAGCAGATTCTCCCGCAGATCGCGGAGAACTACACCGTGCGTTTCGCCGGGGTCGAGCAGGTCGCGGGCCGGGCCGCGCGCGTGATCGACGTCCAGAGTCGCTTCCCGGGTCGGCCGCGTCTCAGAGTCTGGGTGGACGTGGGGACGCGCCTCATTCTCAGATTTGAGCGGTACGGCCCGGGCGGCGCCCTCAACCAGGCGTCGGCGTTCATCAACATCCAGATCAACCCGACGTTTCCCCCGGGATTGTTCGAGGTCACCCCGCCGCCGGGCGCGCAGATCGAGACACGCCGGCCTCCCGCCAAGCTAGCGATCGAACAGATCGCATCTCGCGTCGGGTTCACGCCGCAACTTCCGG carries:
- a CDS encoding zf-HC2 domain-containing protein, with protein sequence MNEHVTDRLSAYLDGALNAGDLERVEAHLEVCGSCGRAYRELQTLQQMLRGLPEPAMPEGLTERVHWRLQRETARAPRRGALAWFAVRPPFRIALACATLLLILGLPTAWIADRLMPRETPLDTDAYVREYLVLSVDRPLGDEAAPTFVTSDTSTPESPRP